One window from the genome of Amphiprion ocellaris isolate individual 3 ecotype Okinawa chromosome 23, ASM2253959v1, whole genome shotgun sequence encodes:
- the arrb2b gene encoding arrestin, beta 2b, with protein sequence MILNSNSGDSEPGEASGLQTNPVYRGPGEMGDGTGTRVFKKSSPNSKLTVYLGKRDFVDHLDHVDPVDGVIIVDPEYLKDRKVFVTLTCAFRYGREDLDVLGLSFRKDLYVSTIQAFPPLQEEKKPLSRLQERLLKKLGQHAYPFNFTIPQNLPCSVTLQPGPEDTGKACGVDYELQAFCAKNAEEKIHQRNSVHLVIRKVQFAPEKPGPQPMVETSRSFLMSDRALHLEASLDKELYYHGEPISVNVRVTNNSTKTVKRAKISVRQCADICLFSMAQYKCSVAQVEADHQVSPSSTSCQVYVLTPVLGTNREKRGLALDGKLKHEDTNLASSTIVKEGCNKEMMGILVSYRVKVKLVVSRGGDVAVELPFVLMHPKPAQHPRSQPQSVAPESEPHVDTNLIEFDTNTSSQVDDFVFEDFARLRLTGLNDDKDEDSPFF encoded by the exons ATGATCCTAAACAGCAACAGCGGAGACTCTGAACCAGGCGAAGCGTCAGGGCTGCAGACTAATCCAGTCTACCGGGGGCCAGGAGAGATGGGGGACGGAACCGGGACCAG AGTCTTTAAGAAGTCCAGTCCTAATAGCAAG CTGACAGTTTATCTAGGCAAAAGAGATTTTGTTGATCACTTGGATCACGTCGATCCAGTGG ATGGAGTGATCATTGTAGATCCAGAGTATCTGAAAGATCGAAAAG TGTTTGTGACTCTGACCTGCGCATTTCGTTATGGTCGGGAGGACCTTGATGTCCTCGGCCTTTCCTTTCGGAAGGATCTGTACGTCAGTACCATTCAGGCCTTCCCTCCCctgcaggaggaaaagaagCCTCTGAGCCGCTTGCAGGAGAGGCTGCTGAAGAAGCTGGGTCAGCATGCCTACCCCTTCAACTTCACT ATCCCCCAGAACTTGCCCTGTTCAGTGACCCTCCAGCCTGGCCCAGAGGACACTGGGAAGGCGTGTGGTGTGGACTACGAGCTTCAAGCCTTCTGTGCAAAGAATGCGGAAGAGAAGATACACCAAAG GAACTCAGTGCATCTGGTGATTAGGAAGGTTCAGTTTGCCCCAGAGAAGCCAGGTCCACAGCCAATGGTGGAGACTAGTCGCAGCTTTCTGATGTCTGATAGAGCTCTACACCTAGAGGCTTCATTGGATAAGGAG CTGTATTATCATGGTGAGCCCATCAGTGTCAACGTCCGCGTTACCAAcaactccaccaagactgtcaAGCGAGCAAAGATCTCTG tCCGTCAATGTGCTGATATCTGCCTGTTCTCCATGGCTCAGTATAAGTGCTCTGTTGCCCAGGTTGAAGCAGA TCATCAGGTTTCTCCAAGCTCTACTTCCTGCCAGGTCTACGTACTGACCCCCGTGCTGGGTACCAACAGGGAAAAGAGAGGCCTGGCACTGGATGGAAAGCTAAAGCATGAAGACACCAACTTGGCCTCCAGCaccat AGTAAAAGAAGGATGCAACAAGGAGATGATGGGGATCTTGGTTTCCTACAGAGTTAAAGTGAAACTGGTGGTGTCTCGTGGTGG gGATGTGGCAGTGGAGCTTCCGTTTGTCTTGATGCATCCCAAACCTGCACAACACCCCAGGTCCCAGCCCCAGtcag TTGCTCCAGAGAGTGAGCCTCACGTGGACACAAACCTCATAGAGTTTGACACgaa